From the genome of Rathayibacter sp. VKM Ac-2804:
TGGATCGCGGCGGCGCTCGCCTCACCCTTGGTCCGGATGGCCTCCGCCTCGGCGGAGGCGTTCGCGCGCAGGGCCTCGGCCTCGGCGCCGGCCTTGGCCCGCAGAGCGTGGGCCTCCGCCTCGGCGCGGGCACTCACTGCCGCCGCCTCGGCCGCGGCAGACGCCTGACGCGCCTCCGCCTGGCGCTGGACGGCGTAGGCCTCGGCGTCGGACACCTGCTGCGCGACCTGGCGGTCGGTCTCGGCCTTCTTCGCGCGCCCGTAGGCGTCGGCGTCGGCCTCGGTCTGGCGCCGGTACTTCTCGGCGTCGGCCACGCGCTTGACGTCGGCGTCGAGCTCGGCCTGCCGGTTCTCGGCGCGCTGGACGAGGACGGCCTGCTCGCGCTCGGCGCGGGCCAGGTTCTCGGCCTGCTCGGCCTCGGCGTTGGCGCGGCCGACCTCGGACTTCGAGGCGGCGGTGTTCTTGTCGAAGGCGGTCTGCTCGATCAGGTTCGCCTCGTCGGTGGCGAGCTGACGGGCCTTGACCTCGCGGGCCGCGTTGATCCGGGCGACGTCGGCCTCGCGGCGGACGCGCTCGATCTCCTGCGCGCCGAGCGCCTCGATGTAGCCGTTGCGGTCGGTGACGCCCTGGATGGCGAAGGAGTCGAGGACGAGGCCCTGGGCGAGCAGGTCGCCCTTGATGCCCTCGGCGATCTCGTCGCCGAGCTTCTGGCGGTCCTGCATGACCTCCTCGACGCTGAGCTTCGCGACGACGCCGCGCAGCGCGCCCTCGAGCTGCTCGGTGGTGAAGACGTCGATCGACTGGTCCTGCGAGGCGAACCGCTCGGCGGCGGCGCGCACCTGATCCGGCGTGGAGCCGATCTTCACGAGGGCGACGCCCGCGAGGTGGATCGTGACGCCGTTCTTGGTCTGAGCGACCGGCTCCATCTTGATCTGCCGCGACCGCAGCGAGATGCGGTCGGAGCGCTGGGTCAGCTTGTTGACGAAGGCGCCGCCGCCGGTGATCACGGTCATGTTGGACGTCAGCCCGTCGTCGCCCTTCTGCTTCTTCCCGACGATCACGATGGCCTCGTCGGCCTGCGGGACCTGGTACCAGGCGCGGAAGATGAAGAAGCCGATGATGGCGAGCAGCAGCACGACACCGACGACGATGCCGGCGCCGACGACCCAGAGCAGATCAGAATTCATGGACGAGGGACCCCCTTCTCGGAACCCGCGCAGGGCGGGTTTCTGAGCGATGTACAGCTTCATCGTGGCACGGACGGGGTTCCCGGGCGTCGGCCGGACGGCGGATGCGTCGCCCTCCGCGCGGGACGAGCGCCGGTGCCCGGCGGGAGCACGCCGCGGCCGGAGCGACGGGCGACGAGCGGGCGGAGATGCCGTGATCACGGCAGGAGCGGATGCTGCAGGAACGATCACAGCGAGAGCGATGCGATGGCCGCGGTCTCAGCGAGAGGAGACTCAGCAGCGGGAGACGCCGGGAGGATCTGCCACTCTCGCGAGCAGTTCAGTGCTGGGGTACCTGGACTCGAACCAAGAACAACTGAACCAGAATCAGTCGTGTTGCCAATTACACCATACCCCAATGGTCATCCGGCGGTGAGGTCGGGACCAGGCGGCGACCGGAGTGGAACTCGGCGCCGAGAGACGACAGTACCCTACGGACGCACGCCGCTCAAATCGGCTCCGCGATCGTGCACGGCGAGGGCCTCCGACTCGGGGGCGGCCTCGCCGAGGCGGGCGCGGACGAGGTCGCGGTTGATCGCCGAGGCGACCTGCGCGCCGGAGCCGGCGGCGACGATCAGCTGCTGCGGGCCGGGCGCGGTGACCTCGCCGGCGGCGTAGAGGCCGGGGACGGAGGTGCGGCCGCCCGCGTCGACGCGGAGGAAGCCGTCGGGGTCGACCTCGGGGCCGGCCGGGTCGAGGTAGTCGAGGACAGGGACCCAGACCGGGCGGACGAAGGCGCCGGTGCGCGGGATCACGTCGCCGTCGGCGAGGGCGACGCCGGTCATCACGGCGCGCTCCCCCACCAGGTCGGCGACGGGGCGGCGCTCGATGCGGATGCCGATCGAGTTGAGCAGCGATTCGTCGGTGTCGCTGACCACGCCGACGCCGTTGGTGAAGACGATGAGGTCGGTCGACCACTGCGAGAGCAGCATGGCCCGCTCGGCGAGGTCGGCGGTCTCGCCGATCAGGGCGAGCGGCTCCCCCGCCTTCTCGTAGCCGTCGCACTCCATGCAGCTGTGCACCGCCGTGCCGTAGTAGGCGCGGAGGCTGGGCAGCGTCGGCAGGCGCTCGGACAGGCCGCCCGCGACGACCACCGCCGTCGCGAGCACGGAGCGGTCGGCCGAGCCGCGGACGCCCTTCGCGGTGACGACGAACTCGCCGCCGGAGCGCTCGACGGAGGTGACCATCGCGTTGTGCACCTCCGCCTCCTCGTACTGCTCGAGCTCGGCGCGGCCGAGGCGGCGCAGCTCGAGCGGCGAGACGCCGTCGCGGGTGAGGAAGCCGTGCGAGTGCAGGGTCGCCGCGTTGCGCGGGCGGTTGCTGTCGAGCAGCAGCACGCTGCGGCGCGCGCGGACGAGGTTCAGCCCCGCCGAGAGCCCCGCGGGGCCGGCGCCGATGATGACGACGTCGTAGTGGCCGCCCTGCACCTCCGCCACGATCAGCTCCGAGTGTCGGCGAGGCGGGCGAGGCGGGCGATCGACTCGGACTTGCCGAGGATCTCCATCGACTCGAACAGCGGCGGCGAGACGCGGCGGCCCGAGATCGCGGTGCGCAGCGGCCCGTAGGCGATGCGGGGCTTGAGGCCCAGGTTCTCGATCAGCGCGCCGGCGAGCGCCTCCTGGATCGAGGCGGTCAGCCACTCCCCCTCGGGCACGAGCTCGAGGGCGCCGATCGACGCGGCGAGCACCTCGCCGGCGTTCGCGGGCAGGCCCTTCAGCGCGTCCTCGTCGTAGGCGAGGGCGTCGGCGGTGGTGAAGAGGAAGCCGAGCATGCCGGGCGCCTCGCCGAGCAGGCCGATGCGCTCCTGCACGAGCGGGGCGGCGGCGTCGAGGACGGCGCGCTGGTCGGCGGTCGGCTCGCCCGCGAGGACGCCGGCGGCGATCAGATAGGGGATCGTCCGCTCGGTGAAGTCGTCGACCGCGAGCAGGCGGATGTGGTCGCCGTTGATCGACTCGGCCTTCTTGAGGTCGAAGCGGGCCGGGTTGGGGTTCACGTCGGCGACGTCGAAGGCGGCGATCATCTCGTCGATCGAGAAGACGTCGCGGTCGTGGGTGAGCGACCAGCCGAGCAGGGCGAGGTAGTTGACCAGGCCCTCGGGGACGAAGCCGCGGTCGCGGTGGTGGAAGAGGTTGGCGGAGGGGTCGCGCTTGGAGAGCTTCTTGTTGCCCTCGCCCATCACGTACGGGAGGTGGCCGAAGCGCGGGACGAAGGTCGTCAGTCCGATGTCGATCAGCGCGTGGTACAGCGCGATCTGGCGGGCGGTGGAGGGCAGGATGTCCTCGCCGCGGAGGACGTGGGTGATCTGCATCAGCGCGTCGTCGACCGGGTTCACCAGGGTGTAGAGCGGCTGGCCGTTGGGGCGGACGACGACGAAGTCGCTGAAGGAGCCGGCCGGGAAGGTGATCTCGCCGCGGACGAGGTCGTCGAAGGAGAGGTCGGCGTCCGGGACGCGCAGGCGGAGCGCCGGGCTGCGGCCCTCGGCGCGGAAGGCGGCGCGCTGCTCCTCGGTGAGGTCGCGGTCGAAGTTGTCGTAGCCGTGCTGCTTGGCGCGCCCGGCCGCCTCGTTGCGGGCGTCGACCTCCTCCGCGTTCGAGTAGCTCTCGTAGAGGTGGCCGGAGGCGAGCAGGCGCTGGATGACGTCGGTGTAGACGTCGCTGCGCTCGGACTGGCGGTAGGGGCCGTGCGGGCCGCCGACGCCGACGCCCTCGTCCCAATCGAGCTTCAGCCAGCGGAGCGCGTCGATGAGCTGCTCGTAGCTCTCCTCGCTGTCGCGCGCCGCATCGGTGTCCTCGATCCGGAAGACGAAGGTGCCTCCCGTGTGCCGCGCGTAGGCCCAGTTGAACAGGGCCGTGCGGATGAGGCCGACGTGCGGCGTCCCGGTCGGGGACGGGCAGAAGCGGACGCGGACGTCGCTCCCGGTCGCGGTCGTGAACGGGTGCGCGTCGTGGGCGCGATCGGAGGGCGGGGTGAGCTCAGACATACGGGGCGATTCTAGCGGCGGGGCGGGGAGGGGCGCCCGGACTGGACAGGGGGCTGCTCGGGCGTCGGTCGGGCCGCGGGATCCGATCCGGCTCGCGGGCGGCCGGCGCTCTTAGCGCGAAGCAGTGCTCCGCGTCAACGGACTTCTCGAACGGGAGGAGCAGTGGTGGCCTGTGCTCACTGCTTCTCCCCGGGGCCGCTCGACGACGAGCGCGTCGCACCCTGCCGCCCCGGACGCGCCAGCATGCCCGGAAAGGGGTCCCGATGAGCACGGTCGTTCTCGACACCGCCCTCTCACCGCTCGCCCCTGCGACCGACTCGCTGAGCGAGCCCGCCTCGCCGCGCGAGGAGAAGGACGCCCGCACGCTCTCCCTCTTCCACGCGGCGGCCGGCGCCGACGACGCCGAGGGGGCGCGGATCCGCGAGCGCATCGTGCTCGACCACCTCGGGCTGGCCGAGGCGATGGCGAACCGGGTGTCCCGCGGCGGCGGCGATCGCGCGGACCTCCGGCAGGTCGCCTACGTCGGGCTGGTCAAGGCCGCCCGCCGCTTCACCCCGGAGCGCGGCGACAGCTTCGCCGCCTTCGCCGTGCCCACCATCACCGGCGAGCTCAAGCGCCACCTCCGCGATCTCGGCTGGATGATCCGCCCGCCCCGCGGCGTGCAGGAGCTGCACCGCCGCTCGGCCGTCGTCGCCGACGAGCTGGCGCAGGAGCTCGGCCGCCACCCCAGCGACCGGGAGATCGCCCGCCGGCTCGGGGTCGAGCCGTCCGAGGTGGCCGACGCGCGCTCCGCCGGGCACCCGCTCTCGCTCGACGAGACGGTCGGCGAGACCGGCGTGCGGCTGGGCGAGACGCTCGGCGGCGAGGACGAGGACCTCGCGGCCATCGACCGCCGGCACGGCCTCGCCCAGGCGCTCGCCGAGCTCGAGAACGGCCAGCGCGAGCTGCTCCGGATGCGCTTCGTCGAGGAGATGACGCAGCAGCAGATCGCCGATGCGCTCGGCACCACGCAGATGCAGGTCTCGCGGCTGCAGCGCCGGATCCTCGCGCAGCTCGCCGACCGCCTCGGCGCCCCCTCGCGCAGTCATCAGCCGCCGAGCCGCGCGCGGGTCGCGTCGGTCGCCGTGGTCACGCCCGTCCACCCTGCTGCGCGGCTGCGGACCGCCTGAGGTGCGCGTCGGCGCGCGACGGCAGAGCGGCGAGCGCGTCGAGGACGTGCTCGGTCCGCACCGCGAGCAGCGCCGGATCGGGCTCGGACGAGAAGACGTCGCCGCGGCGGAGCGACGCGTCGGTCAGCACGACATGCGGGCCGCTGACCGGCGGGCCCCAGGCCTCGGGCGGCGCCGGTCCGAAGATCACGACCGACGGGATGCCGTACGCGGAGGCGAGGTGCGCGGCGCCGGTATCGACGGTGACGAGCACCTCGGCCGCGGCGACGACCGCTGCGAACTCGCTCAGGTCGATCGCGCCGGCCAGCACCTCGCCGGTGCCGGCGAGCTCGGCGACGCGGCGGGCGCGGTCGGCCTCGTTCGCGCCTCCGGTGTAGACGACGCGGTGCCCCTCGGCGGCCAGCGACCGAGCGACGGCGGCGAAGCGCTCCTCCGGCCACTCGCGCGAGCCGTAGAAGGCGCCGATGTGCACGATCGCGGCGCCGGCGACGGGCGCGGGCACGTCCGGGACGGCGATGCCGACGTCCTCGGGGTCGGCGTCGAGGCCGATCGAGTTGACCAGCCGAGCCCAGCGCGCGCGCTCCAGCTCGCCGTCGAGCCAGAGCGGGCGGGGGTCGTCGTGGCTCGCGTCGGGATCGAGGGCGGGCACGCGGAACTCGAGGCGGCGCTCCGGCTCGAGCGCGATCAGGGCGTCGCGCGACTCCGGGCCGTTGCCGTGCAGGTTGACGGCCAGCTCGATGCGGCCGGGCGCGACCGGCAGCGGATCGTCCAGCCCGCGCAGGGTCGGCACGAGGGCGTCGAGGCCGTCGATCAGGTCGACGATCGGCTCCAGCCAGGGCGTCGTCGCGAGAATCAGCCGGTGCTCGGGGAACCCGCGGCGCAGGGCCTTGAGGGCGGGGACGGCCACGAGGATGTCGCCGAGCTTGAGGGCTCGCAGCGCGAGGATCTCCGGGGTTCCGTCCGGGGCGGTGAGAGCGCGCACGGCGCCTCCTTCCTGTCGGAGGTCCCGTACCCCGCTCCGGCGACCTCAGACGCGCGGATCTCCGGCGAGCCGGGCGGCGGACGGCGGTCAGGCCCCGACGCGCCCGAGCGGACGACTTCTCCTCCCCCGCGTTTGGAACCCCGATCAGGGGGGTACGAGGGAGAGGTGAACGACTCGATCCAGACGGGCTCGGCGCACCGCACCGCGGAGGACGCCGCCGCCCCGCGTGCCCCGCGCCTGCGCGGGATCCTCTTCGACCGCGACGCGACCCTCGTGGTCGACGTGCCCTACAACGGCGATCCGGCGCTGGTCGAGCCGATGCCCACCGCGCTGGACGCGGTCGAGCGGGCCCGCGAGGCCGGACTCGCCCTCGGCGTCGTGACGAACCAGTCGGGCATCGCCCGCGGCATCATCGACCGTGCGCAGGCCGACGCGGTGAACCGCCGGGTGGACGAGCTGTTCGGCGGCTTCGACGCCTGGATGCTCTGCCCGCACGGCCCCGAGGACGGCTGCGGCTGCCGCAAGCCCGCGCCGGGCATGGTCCTCGACGCCGCGGAGTCCCTCGGACTGCCCGCCGACTCCCTCGCGGTGATCGGCGACATCGGCGCCGACGTCGGCGCGGCGGCGGCGGCCGGCGCCCGCGGCGTCCTCGTGCCGACCCCGGTCACCCGGGCCGAGGAGGTGGCCGCCGCACCGCTGCGCGCGGCGACGCTCCTCGAGGCGGTCGAGCTGCTCCTGGCGATGCAGCCGGACGAGGACTCCGAGTGACGCGCCGCGTGCTGGTGGCCCGGCTCGACAGCGCAGGCGACGTGCTGCTCTGCGGCCCCGCCGTGCGCGCGATCGCCGCCGACGCCGAGGTGCTGCTGCTCGCCGGTCCGCAGGGGGCGCCCGCCGCGGCGCTGCTGCCGGGGCCGGTGGCCGTGCGCACCTGGTCCTGCCCGTGGATCGGCGACGCCTCGCAGCCGGTCGACGCCGCGCTCGTCGCGGAGCTGCGCGCCATCGTCGAGGAGTTCGCCCCGGACGAAGCCGTGATCCTCACCTCCTTCCACCAGTCGCCGCTGCCGCTGGCCCTGCTGCTGCGCCTGGCCGGCGTCGCGCGGATCTCCGGCGCCTCCGTCGACTTCGCGGGCGCCCTGCTCGACGTGCGGCTCGTCCCCGGCGAGACGCTCGAGGAGGACCAGCCCGAGCCGGAGCGCGCGCTCGCCATCGCGGCGGCCGCGGGCTTCGCGCTGCCCGAGGGCGACGACGGGCTGCTGCGGGTCGATCGCGGCGGCGCTCTGCCCGCCGCGCTCGAGGGCGTCGGACCGTACGTGGTCGTGCACCCCGGAGCGGCGGTGCCCGCGCGCGCCTGGCCGTCCGAGAACGCGGCGCGCGCCGTCGAGCTGCTCGCCGACTCCGGAGTCGCGGTCGCCGTCACCGGCGGGCCGGGCGAGCGCGCGCTGACCGCCCTCGTCGCAGGAACCCGCGGCATCGACCTCGGCGGCGCCACCGACTTCGCCGGTGCGGCCGAGGTGCTCGCCCGCGCCGAGGTCGTGATCAGCGGCAACACCGGGCCGGCGCATCTCGCGGCGGCCGTCGGCACGCCGGTGGTCAGCCTGTTCGCGCCCGTCGTCCCGGCGATCCGCTGGGCGCCGTACGGCGTGCCGGTGGCGCTGCTCGGCGATCAGACCGCGGCCTGCGCCGGCTCTCGCGCCCGCGTCTGCCCCGTCCCCGGCCACCCCTGCCTCGCGGGGGTGAGCGCCGAGGAGGCGGTCGCCGCCGCCCACCGGCTCCGCGCGCTCCCGCGCCGCGACTCGACGACATCCACCACGACACCCACGGAGGCGCTCGCATGAGGATCCTGCTCTGGCACGTGCACGGCGGCTGGGCGGACGCGTTCGTCCGCGGCTCCCACGAGTACCTGCTCCCGACGACCCCCGCCCGCGACGGCTGGGGCCTCGGCACCGGCGGCCGCGACTGGCCGCGCACGATCGAGATCGCCCCGGAGGAGCTGCGCGACGCCGACGTC
Proteins encoded in this window:
- a CDS encoding HAD family hydrolase; the protein is MNDSIQTGSAHRTAEDAAAPRAPRLRGILFDRDATLVVDVPYNGDPALVEPMPTALDAVERAREAGLALGVVTNQSGIARGIIDRAQADAVNRRVDELFGGFDAWMLCPHGPEDGCGCRKPAPGMVLDAAESLGLPADSLAVIGDIGADVGAAAAAGARGVLVPTPVTRAEEVAAAPLRAATLLEAVELLLAMQPDEDSE
- a CDS encoding glycosyltransferase family 9 protein, which gives rise to MTRRVLVARLDSAGDVLLCGPAVRAIAADAEVLLLAGPQGAPAAALLPGPVAVRTWSCPWIGDASQPVDAALVAELRAIVEEFAPDEAVILTSFHQSPLPLALLLRLAGVARISGASVDFAGALLDVRLVPGETLEEDQPEPERALAIAAAAGFALPEGDDGLLRVDRGGALPAALEGVGPYVVVHPGAAVPARAWPSENAARAVELLADSGVAVAVTGGPGERALTALVAGTRGIDLGGATDFAGAAEVLARAEVVISGNTGPAHLAAAVGTPVVSLFAPVVPAIRWAPYGVPVALLGDQTAACAGSRARVCPVPGHPCLAGVSAEEAVAAAHRLRALPRRDSTTSTTTPTEALA
- a CDS encoding SPFH domain-containing protein, yielding MNSDLLWVVGAGIVVGVVLLLAIIGFFIFRAWYQVPQADEAIVIVGKKQKGDDGLTSNMTVITGGGAFVNKLTQRSDRISLRSRQIKMEPVAQTKNGVTIHLAGVALVKIGSTPDQVRAAAERFASQDQSIDVFTTEQLEGALRGVVAKLSVEEVMQDRQKLGDEIAEGIKGDLLAQGLVLDSFAIQGVTDRNGYIEALGAQEIERVRREADVARINAAREVKARQLATDEANLIEQTAFDKNTAASKSEVGRANAEAEQAENLARAEREQAVLVQRAENRQAELDADVKRVADAEKYRRQTEADADAYGRAKKAETDRQVAQQVSDAEAYAVQRQAEARQASAAAEAAAVSARAEAEAHALRAKAGAEAEALRANASAEAEAIRTKGEASAAAIQAEAEALRENQEAILGRELIGQLPSLMAEFAKGYQNVGTITLIGGDTAATHIAREQAASLSATFDSVKSATGVDLGAILQGQAFGRGVASTSAAEPAPSADPTAVPSTS
- a CDS encoding sigma-70 family RNA polymerase sigma factor encodes the protein MSTVVLDTALSPLAPATDSLSEPASPREEKDARTLSLFHAAAGADDAEGARIRERIVLDHLGLAEAMANRVSRGGGDRADLRQVAYVGLVKAARRFTPERGDSFAAFAVPTITGELKRHLRDLGWMIRPPRGVQELHRRSAVVADELAQELGRHPSDREIARRLGVEPSEVADARSAGHPLSLDETVGETGVRLGETLGGEDEDLAAIDRRHGLAQALAELENGQRELLRMRFVEEMTQQQIADALGTTQMQVSRLQRRILAQLADRLGAPSRSHQPPSRARVASVAVVTPVHPAARLRTA
- the gltX gene encoding glutamate--tRNA ligase, translated to MSELTPPSDRAHDAHPFTTATGSDVRVRFCPSPTGTPHVGLIRTALFNWAYARHTGGTFVFRIEDTDAARDSEESYEQLIDALRWLKLDWDEGVGVGGPHGPYRQSERSDVYTDVIQRLLASGHLYESYSNAEEVDARNEAAGRAKQHGYDNFDRDLTEEQRAAFRAEGRSPALRLRVPDADLSFDDLVRGEITFPAGSFSDFVVVRPNGQPLYTLVNPVDDALMQITHVLRGEDILPSTARQIALYHALIDIGLTTFVPRFGHLPYVMGEGNKKLSKRDPSANLFHHRDRGFVPEGLVNYLALLGWSLTHDRDVFSIDEMIAAFDVADVNPNPARFDLKKAESINGDHIRLLAVDDFTERTIPYLIAAGVLAGEPTADQRAVLDAAAPLVQERIGLLGEAPGMLGFLFTTADALAYDEDALKGLPANAGEVLAASIGALELVPEGEWLTASIQEALAGALIENLGLKPRIAYGPLRTAISGRRVSPPLFESMEILGKSESIARLARLADTRS
- a CDS encoding glycosyltransferase family 9 protein, which gives rise to MRALTAPDGTPEILALRALKLGDILVAVPALKALRRGFPEHRLILATTPWLEPIVDLIDGLDALVPTLRGLDDPLPVAPGRIELAVNLHGNGPESRDALIALEPERRLEFRVPALDPDASHDDPRPLWLDGELERARWARLVNSIGLDADPEDVGIAVPDVPAPVAGAAIVHIGAFYGSREWPEERFAAVARSLAAEGHRVVYTGGANEADRARRVAELAGTGEVLAGAIDLSEFAAVVAAAEVLVTVDTGAAHLASAYGIPSVVIFGPAPPEAWGPPVSGPHVVLTDASLRRGDVFSSEPDPALLAVRTEHVLDALAALPSRADAHLRRSAAAQQGGRA
- a CDS encoding NAD(P)/FAD-dependent oxidoreductase → MQGGHYDVVIIGAGPAGLSAGLNLVRARRSVLLLDSNRPRNAATLHSHGFLTRDGVSPLELRRLGRAELEQYEEAEVHNAMVTSVERSGGEFVVTAKGVRGSADRSVLATAVVVAGGLSERLPTLPSLRAYYGTAVHSCMECDGYEKAGEPLALIGETADLAERAMLLSQWSTDLIVFTNGVGVVSDTDESLLNSIGIRIERRPVADLVGERAVMTGVALADGDVIPRTGAFVRPVWVPVLDYLDPAGPEVDPDGFLRVDAGGRTSVPGLYAAGEVTAPGPQQLIVAAGSGAQVASAINRDLVRARLGEAAPESEALAVHDRGADLSGVRP